One genomic window of Phoenix dactylifera cultivar Barhee BC4 chromosome 6, palm_55x_up_171113_PBpolish2nd_filt_p, whole genome shotgun sequence includes the following:
- the LOC103712624 gene encoding MOB kinase activator-like 1A isoform X2: MSFFGLGNRNQRTFRPKKNAASGNKGTQLKGHIDTTLGSGNLTEAVRLPPGVDRNEWLAVNIVDFFNQVNILYGTLMEFCTPTTCPTMSAGPKFEYRWADGVQIKKPIEVSAPKYVEHLMDWIEAQLDDESIFPQKLGAPFPPNFQDVVKTIFKRLFRVYAHIYHSHFQKIVSLKEEAHLNTCFKHFTLFTWVSFPTWLFYSVPSVFDALIYIHEIFF; this comes from the exons atgagtttCTTTGGTCTGGGAAACAG AAATCAGAGGACTtttcgacccaagaaaaatgctGCATCTGGCAATAAG GGTACACAACTGAAAGGGCATATTGATACAACCTTGGGCAGTGGGAACTTAACAGAGGCTGTTCGCTTACCTCCTGGAGTGGATCGCAATGAATGGCTTGCGGTTAATA TTGTTGACTTCTTCAATCAAGTGAATATATTGTATGGCACTCTGATGGAATTTTGCACACCAACCACCTGCCCAACGATGTCAGCAGGACCAAA GTTTGAGTATAGATGGGCTGATGGAGTTCAAATAAAAAAACCCATAGAGGTCTCTGCACCAAAATATGTAGAGCATCTGATGGACTGGATTGAAGCTCAGCTTGATGATGAATCTATATTTCCTCAAAAACTTG GGGCACCTTTTCCTCCCAATTTCCAAGATGTTGTTAAAACGATATTTAAACGTCTTTTTAGGGTGTATGCTCATATCTATCACTCTCATTTTCAGAAGATTGTGAGTCTCAAGGAAGAAGCTCATCTCAATACTTGCTTCAAGCATTTCACTTTATTCACATGGGTAAGTTTTCCTACTTGGTTGTTTTATTCTGTGCCTTCTGTATTTGATGCCTTGATTTACATAcacgagatttttttttaa
- the LOC103712624 gene encoding MOB kinase activator-like 1A isoform X4 produces MSFFGLGNRNQRTFRPKKNAASGNKGTQLKGHIDTTLGSGNLTEAVRLPPGVDRNEWLAVNIVDFFNQVNILYGTLMEFCTPTTCPTMSAGPKFEYRWADGVQIKKPIEVSAPKYVEHLMDWIEAQLDDESIFPQKLGAPFPPNFQDVVKTIFKRLFRVYAHIYHSHFQKIVSLKEEAHLNTCFKHFTLFTWEFCLIDERELAPLNDLIESIVLAY; encoded by the exons atgagtttCTTTGGTCTGGGAAACAG AAATCAGAGGACTtttcgacccaagaaaaatgctGCATCTGGCAATAAG GGTACACAACTGAAAGGGCATATTGATACAACCTTGGGCAGTGGGAACTTAACAGAGGCTGTTCGCTTACCTCCTGGAGTGGATCGCAATGAATGGCTTGCGGTTAATA TTGTTGACTTCTTCAATCAAGTGAATATATTGTATGGCACTCTGATGGAATTTTGCACACCAACCACCTGCCCAACGATGTCAGCAGGACCAAA GTTTGAGTATAGATGGGCTGATGGAGTTCAAATAAAAAAACCCATAGAGGTCTCTGCACCAAAATATGTAGAGCATCTGATGGACTGGATTGAAGCTCAGCTTGATGATGAATCTATATTTCCTCAAAAACTTG GGGCACCTTTTCCTCCCAATTTCCAAGATGTTGTTAAAACGATATTTAAACGTCTTTTTAGGGTGTATGCTCATATCTATCACTCTCATTTTCAGAAGATTGTGAGTCTCAAGGAAGAAGCTCATCTCAATACTTGCTTCAAGCATTTCACTTTATTCACATGG GAGTTCTGCCTGATAGACGAGCGGGAGCTTGCGCCACTCAATGATCTCATTGAGTCGATTGTCCTTGCATATTAA
- the LOC103712624 gene encoding MOB kinase activator-like 1A isoform X1 — protein MCLMMSWMCRNQRTFRPKKNAASGNKGTQLKGHIDTTLGSGNLTEAVRLPPGVDRNEWLAVNIVDFFNQVNILYGTLMEFCTPTTCPTMSAGPKFEYRWADGVQIKKPIEVSAPKYVEHLMDWIEAQLDDESIFPQKLGAPFPPNFQDVVKTIFKRLFRVYAHIYHSHFQKIVSLKEEAHLNTCFKHFTLFTWVSFPTWLFYSVPSVFDALIYIHEIFF, from the exons ATGTGTCTTATGATGTCTTGGATGTGCAGAAATCAGAGGACTtttcgacccaagaaaaatgctGCATCTGGCAATAAG GGTACACAACTGAAAGGGCATATTGATACAACCTTGGGCAGTGGGAACTTAACAGAGGCTGTTCGCTTACCTCCTGGAGTGGATCGCAATGAATGGCTTGCGGTTAATA TTGTTGACTTCTTCAATCAAGTGAATATATTGTATGGCACTCTGATGGAATTTTGCACACCAACCACCTGCCCAACGATGTCAGCAGGACCAAA GTTTGAGTATAGATGGGCTGATGGAGTTCAAATAAAAAAACCCATAGAGGTCTCTGCACCAAAATATGTAGAGCATCTGATGGACTGGATTGAAGCTCAGCTTGATGATGAATCTATATTTCCTCAAAAACTTG GGGCACCTTTTCCTCCCAATTTCCAAGATGTTGTTAAAACGATATTTAAACGTCTTTTTAGGGTGTATGCTCATATCTATCACTCTCATTTTCAGAAGATTGTGAGTCTCAAGGAAGAAGCTCATCTCAATACTTGCTTCAAGCATTTCACTTTATTCACATGGGTAAGTTTTCCTACTTGGTTGTTTTATTCTGTGCCTTCTGTATTTGATGCCTTGATTTACATAcacgagatttttttttaa
- the LOC103712624 gene encoding MOB kinase activator-like 1A isoform X3, whose amino-acid sequence MCLMMSWMCRNQRTFRPKKNAASGNKGTQLKGHIDTTLGSGNLTEAVRLPPGVDRNEWLAVNIVDFFNQVNILYGTLMEFCTPTTCPTMSAGPKFEYRWADGVQIKKPIEVSAPKYVEHLMDWIEAQLDDESIFPQKLGAPFPPNFQDVVKTIFKRLFRVYAHIYHSHFQKIVSLKEEAHLNTCFKHFTLFTWEFCLIDERELAPLNDLIESIVLAY is encoded by the exons ATGTGTCTTATGATGTCTTGGATGTGCAGAAATCAGAGGACTtttcgacccaagaaaaatgctGCATCTGGCAATAAG GGTACACAACTGAAAGGGCATATTGATACAACCTTGGGCAGTGGGAACTTAACAGAGGCTGTTCGCTTACCTCCTGGAGTGGATCGCAATGAATGGCTTGCGGTTAATA TTGTTGACTTCTTCAATCAAGTGAATATATTGTATGGCACTCTGATGGAATTTTGCACACCAACCACCTGCCCAACGATGTCAGCAGGACCAAA GTTTGAGTATAGATGGGCTGATGGAGTTCAAATAAAAAAACCCATAGAGGTCTCTGCACCAAAATATGTAGAGCATCTGATGGACTGGATTGAAGCTCAGCTTGATGATGAATCTATATTTCCTCAAAAACTTG GGGCACCTTTTCCTCCCAATTTCCAAGATGTTGTTAAAACGATATTTAAACGTCTTTTTAGGGTGTATGCTCATATCTATCACTCTCATTTTCAGAAGATTGTGAGTCTCAAGGAAGAAGCTCATCTCAATACTTGCTTCAAGCATTTCACTTTATTCACATGG GAGTTCTGCCTGATAGACGAGCGGGAGCTTGCGCCACTCAATGATCTCATTGAGTCGATTGTCCTTGCATATTAA
- the LOC103712609 gene encoding uncharacterized protein LOC103712609 isoform X1, giving the protein MASTPLAARLLPPISTSIQGRRRLFPVRSSSSLSSLPAPPLIPRQDHRGTTRRAASVSFLLLLVVGGFSTHLNRAYAANPFDKYVKRKKLDPLETYVPAVLLTQAQFKDLEESLDVEKPEYGISRSLLRSGPAASLRVNIRAVAQYATDDGKGKAASDAVDQCLRALEDLDSLLLHASRNDPTASIESMKRKIDIALGALDSLLETVPTAVLDKGKAIADAYRVPSKQSDESSPEDLDPSTKQLEALL; this is encoded by the exons ATGGCCTCCACCCCGCTCGCCGCCCGCCTTCTCCCTCCGATCTCCACCTCGATCCAGGGGCGGCGTCGCCTGTTCCCGGTGAGATCCTCGTCGTCGTTGTCGTCGTTGCCGGCGCCTCCTCTTATTCCCCGCCAGGACCATCGCGGGACCACCAGGCGGGCCGCCTccgtctccttcctcctcctcctcgtcgttGGCGGCTTCTCCACCCACCTCAACC GTGCTTACGCCGCCAACCCGTTCGACAAGTATGTTAAGCG GAAAAAGTTGGATCCACTGGAGACATACGTACCTGCTGTTCTATTGACTCAAGCACAGTTCAAGGATTTGG AGGAATCTTTGGATGTTGAGAAGCCAGAGTATGGCATAAGCAGATCTTTGTTGCGTTCTGGTCCGGCAGCATCTTTGCGCGTGAATATTCGAGCA GTGGCACAATATGCAACTGATGATGGTAAAGGAAAAGCTGCTTCCGATGCTGTTGATCAATGCCTAAG GGCCTTGGAAGATCTTGACTCACTGCTGCTGCATGCTTCAAGGAATGATCCAACAGCTTCCATTGAATCTATGAAGAGGAAGATCGATATTGCTCTGGGAGCTTTGGACAG CCTTTTGGAAACCGTACCTACGGCAGTGCTGGATAAAGGGAAGGCAATTGCAGATGCTTATCGGGTTCCAAGCAAGCAGAGTGATGAAAGCAGCCCGGAAGACCTGGATCCCAGCACGAAACAGTTGGAAGCGCTTCTATGA
- the LOC103712609 gene encoding uncharacterized protein LOC103712609 isoform X2, with protein MASTPLAARLLPPISTSIQGRRRLFPVRSSSSLSSLPAPPLIPRQDHRGTTRRAASVSFLLLLVVGGFSTHLNRAYAANPFDKYVKRKKLDPLETYVPAVLLTQAQFKDLEESLDVEKPEYGISRSLLRSGPAASLRVNIRAVAQYATDDGKGKAASDAVDQCLRALEDLDSLLLHASRNDPTASIESMKRKIDIALGALDSGVELMCYGSPCSEAPDG; from the exons ATGGCCTCCACCCCGCTCGCCGCCCGCCTTCTCCCTCCGATCTCCACCTCGATCCAGGGGCGGCGTCGCCTGTTCCCGGTGAGATCCTCGTCGTCGTTGTCGTCGTTGCCGGCGCCTCCTCTTATTCCCCGCCAGGACCATCGCGGGACCACCAGGCGGGCCGCCTccgtctccttcctcctcctcctcgtcgttGGCGGCTTCTCCACCCACCTCAACC GTGCTTACGCCGCCAACCCGTTCGACAAGTATGTTAAGCG GAAAAAGTTGGATCCACTGGAGACATACGTACCTGCTGTTCTATTGACTCAAGCACAGTTCAAGGATTTGG AGGAATCTTTGGATGTTGAGAAGCCAGAGTATGGCATAAGCAGATCTTTGTTGCGTTCTGGTCCGGCAGCATCTTTGCGCGTGAATATTCGAGCA GTGGCACAATATGCAACTGATGATGGTAAAGGAAAAGCTGCTTCCGATGCTGTTGATCAATGCCTAAG GGCCTTGGAAGATCTTGACTCACTGCTGCTGCATGCTTCAAGGAATGATCCAACAGCTTCCATTGAATCTATGAAGAGGAAGATCGATATTGCTCTGGGAGCTTTGGACAG TGGAGTGGAACTTATGTGCTATGGTAGTCCATGTTCTGAAGCACCAGATGGTTAA